DNA from Microbacterium sp. BLY:
CATCTCGACGACCTCGTCGTACTTCGGCGAGTTCATGAAGTTGTCCACCGACACGTGCACCGAGTCCGGCGACTTCGCCGTGGCCCGGTCGGTGAGTTGCTGCTGGGTGATGACCACATCGGCCGTCCCGTCGAGGTTCGCGATGGCGGCATTCGTGACGGTGACGCCTTCGATACCGGCCTTCTTGATCTTGTTGCGCAGCACGCTCGCTCCCATCGCGGAGGAGCCCATGCCGGCGTCGCACGCGAACACGATCGTCGAGATCGGACGGTCGACGACCGTGGTGGTCGCCTCAGCAGGGGCGGCGGCCGTGCCGGTGGAGGAGCGCAGCGCATCCATCGCGGCGGACGACTTGCCCTTGTTGGCCTCGGTCTGCGCGATCGCCGCGCCGAAGGTGTCGCTCTCCGCTTCGAGGTCGCGCTTGCGGGAGGCGCGCAGGATCACGGCGGTGAGCAGGAACGTGACGGTCGCGGCCAGGATGACCGACAGGTACACGACCAGGAGGTTGGCGACGCCGGGGCCGATGGCCGCGGCAGTCACGGCGATGATGCTGCCGGGGGCCGCCGGGAAGGCCAGGCCGCCGCCGAGGACCATGTTCGTCGTCACTCCGGTCGCGCCACCCGCGATGAGCGCGAGGATCGTGGCGGGCTTGCTGAGCGCGTACGGGAAGTAGATCTCGTGGATGCCGCCGAAGAACTGGATGATGGCGGCACCGGGAGCGGAGGCCTTGGCCGCGCCGACCCCGAAGAAGCTGAACGCCAGCAGCAGTCCGATGCCGGGCCCGGGGTTCGCCTCGATGAGGAAGAGGATCGACTTGCCGGTCTCGGCGGCCTGATCGATGCCGAGCGGGGTGAACACGCCGTGGTTGATGGCATTGTTGAGGAAGAGCACCTTGGCCGGCTCGACGATGATCGACACCAGGGGCAGGAGGTTCAGGTCGACGAGACCGTCGACCGCGGCGCCCAGCGCGGTGCTGACACCGAGGATGACCGGACCGAACGCGAAGAATCCGAGGATCGCGAGGACCATGCCGAGGATGCCGGCCGAGAAGTTGTTGACGAGCATCTCGAAACCGGGACGGATCCGGCCCTCCCACAGGCGGTCCATCCGCTTCGTCAGCCAGGCGGCGATCGGACCCATGATCATGGCCCCGAGGAACATCGGGATGTTCGTTCCGACGATCACACCGACGGTCGCGATGGTCGCCACGACACCGCCGCGCTCGCCGTAGACCAGGCGGCCCGCGGTGTTGGCGATGAGGAGGGGCAGGAGGTACGTCACCATCGGGCCGACGAGGCCGACGTAGGCGGCGATGTTGCCGCTGTCTCCCTCGGCGACGGCGGTCATGGCGCCCTGCCATCCGATCACGGCCGAGTCGCCGCCGCCGCCGATGATCTCGGCGACGCCGGCCCAGTGCCAGCCGAACGGACTCCGGGCACCGAAGAACCCGTCGGGGATGAAGAGCATCGTGATGAAGCCCCAGGCGATGAAGGCCGCGATGTTCGGCATGATCATGCCGGAGAGGAACGTGCCGAAACGCTGCACGCCCACGCGGAGGCCACCGGTGCGGGTGGCGGCGGGTGACGTCGTCGTCATGATGTGGTCTCTTTCTGGTGAGGGGGGAGGGCCGCGGCGAGGGTCGCCGCAGCGGTGCGGGCGGAGGGGGCGTCGTCCGCGGCCAGCGCGGCTTCCGCGAGGCGCACGGCCTCATCGGGCGTGCGGGCGGCGAGCGCCTGACGCACGTCGGCGAGGGCGGACGGGGCCATGGACAGACTCGTGGCGCCGAGCCCCACGAGGACGACGGCGAGCAGCGGGTCGGCGGCGGCCTCGCCGCAGATCCCGACCGGCTTGCCCAGGCGGGCGCCGGCCGTGCCGACCTCCCGCACGAGGCGCAGCACGGCGGGATGCCACGGGTCCTGGAACGAGGCCACCGAGCCGAGGAGACGGTCTGCGGCCATCGTGTACTGCGTGAGGTCGTTCGTGCCGATCGACGCGAAGTCCGCGTGAGCCAGCACGCGGTCGGCGAGCAGCGCGCTGGAGGGCACCTCGACCATGACCCCTGCGGTCTGCAGGCCGTACTCCCGGGCGAGGCCGGTGAAGTACGCGGTCTCCTCGACCGTGGCGACCATGGGTGCCATGACCCAGAGGTCGGCGGAGGTCTCGGCGTCGGCCTCGGCGAGCGCCGTCAGCTGCTCGCGGAGGATGTCTTCACTCGCCCGGAGCGCTCGCAGACCACGCAGGCCCAGGGCCGGGTTCTCCTCGTGGGCGTCGTTGAGGAAGGCCAACGGCTTGTCCGCCCCCGCGTCGAGCATCCGCACGACGACCTTCTGCCCGGGGAAGGCCTCCAGCAGCTCCCGGTACGCCTGGCGCTGCTGGGCCACGGTGGGCGCCTGCGACGCGGACAGGAAGAGGAACTCGGTGCGGAACAGCCCGACGCCCTCCGCGCCGCGCGCCACCGCGTCCGCCGCGTCCGCGGGCTTGCCCAGGTTCGCGAGCAGCGCGACCGGCGTGCCGTCGGCGAGGGCACCGGGCGTGAGGGGCGCGTCGTCCGCGGCCCTGCGGGCGGCGGCGCGCTCGGTGGCACGAGCACGCTCGTCGTCGGTGGGTTCGCGGGTGACGACACCAGCGGCGGCGTCGACGATCACCGTCTCCCCGGTGGACAGCGCCGTGCCGCCGGCGACGCCGACGACCGCCACGATGCCCTTCTCCCTGGCGAGGATCGCGGTGTGGGAGGTGGGTCCGCCGTCGGTGGTCACGAGGGCGAGCACCTGGTCGAGGTTCAGCAGGGCCGTGTCGGCCGGGGCGAGGTCGCGCGCCACGAGGACGAAGGGGTGGCCGGGGTCGGGGACGCCGGGGGCGTCCACCCCGCGCAGGCGGGCGAGCACCCGCTGGGCGATGTCGTCGAGGTCGGCGGCGCGCTCGCCGAGGTAGCCGCCGACGGCCTCGAGCGTCGCACGGAACCCGGCGAAGGCGTCATGCACCGCCCACTCCGCGGTCGCACCGGCATCGATCCTGGCGTCGACCTCGTCCTGCAGGGTGGGGTCCTCCGCGATCATCGCCTGCGCCTCGAGGACCTCCCTGGCCGCCCCGCCGGCGGCCTCGCCGCGTTCCGTGAGTTCGCGGGCGACGACCGCGACCGCCTCGCGGGCCCTGGCGCGCTCTGCCTCGGCTCCCGCCGTGCTCGGAACGTTCTCAGGCGCCGGCAGCGCCTCGGTCATGCGCACGACCGGCCCCTGCGCGACGCCGAGGCCAATCCCCACTCCTCGCAGCGCGCTCATCCGGTCGCGTCCTGGTCGTGGTCGGTCGTCAGCAGCTCCGTGAGAGTGTCCAGCACGTCCTCCGCGCCGTCGCCCTCGGCCGTCAGCGTCACGTAGTCGCCGTGCTCGATCGCCAGGGCGATCACCCCGAGGATGCTCGCCGCGTTGACGGGCTTGCCGGAGTCCTTGGCGATGGTGACCGCGAGGCCGGAGTCCTTCGCGGCCTGCGCGAAGATCTTCGCCGGACGGGCGTGCAGGCCGTGCGAGGAGCCGATGCGGACGGTGCGGGTGGCGGTCATGGTGTTCCTTTCGGGGCCTCGCCGGCCGCGGCGAGGGTCGACTGGGCGAGCAGGAGGGTGCGACGGCCCTCGCGGTCGGCGAAGACGTCGTCCGGGAGGACGACGACGGGTGCGGACGTGAGAGTGCGGAGCATCGCCAGGCGCTCACGCAGATGCGGGCCGACGAGGACGAGATCATGGCCGCCGTGGGCGACCGCGCTCTCCGTCCCGGCGTCCGCGTCCCAGTCGAGACCGGTCGCGGCGGCGGCGGTGCGCAGGCGCTGTGCGACGAACGTGCTCGACGCCCCAGCGCCGCAGACCACGAGAATCCTCATCGATGTCACCTTCCTGAGAACAGTCTGGGAAAGCAGGGCGCGTGGGCACCAACACGTTCTCTTCCGCCCCTGCGGAACCCCCGTCGCCGCCCCGGAGCCGTCCGGGGCTGTCATCATGGAGAGCAATCGGACAGTGCCGTCAGCACGGGAACTCGGAGGGATCATGTCGCGCCAGCGTCAGGACCAGCTCCTCTCCGCGCTGCTGCGCGAGGAGGGCTGGGCGACCGCCGGCACCCTCGCCGATCTCCTGGGCGTGACCCCGCGGAGCATCCGCTCGTACGTCGCGGCGCTGAACGCCCGCACACCCGGCGCCGCCGTCGTCGAGTCCGGTCCCGCGGGCTATCGCGCCGGCCCCGGCGCCCGTGGCGCCCTCCGGGTCCGGCAGGGTGGCGACTCCGCACCGCGGGAACGCCTCCACGCGCTCGTCCGGCTGCTCCTCGACGCGCCGGAGGGCATCGACGTCTTCGACACCGCGGACGCGCTGCACGTGAGCGAGGCGACCCTCGAGGCCGATCTCGTGCGGGTGCGCGGCCTCCTCGACGGCACCGACCTGACGTTGGAGCGGGCGCGCGAACGGGTGCGGCTCCGCGGCGACGAGGCGGCGCAGCGGCGTCTGCTCAGCCGCCTCGCCCATGACGAGATGGACGACGCGTCCTTCCACCCCGAGATCTTCCGGAGAGCCCTCTCCGGCACGGCCGTCGACGCGAGGGCCGTCGGTCCCTTCAAATCCGCCCTGGTCGGCGAGCTCGGCGAACTCGGCTACTACGTCAACGAGCTCGCGATCGCCGACGTCCTGCTCCACATCGCCATCGCGGCCGAGCGCGTGGCGGCCGGCCGGGCCCTCGAGGCTCCGCCGTCCGGCGCCCGACCCGAGATCCCGCGGGTGGGTGCCGTCATCGCGCGGCTCGCGGCCGCGCACTTCGATGTGGTGCTCGGGGAGGGGGACAGCGGACACCTGGCCTCCCTCGTCCTGACGCGCATCGTCGCTCCGGGCGGCGAGGCGACAAGGGAACTCGCGCGCAGCGGTGTCAGTCCGGACGTGGAGGCCGCGGTACGGGCCGAGATCGCGCGGGCGGCCGACGACTACCGGGTCGACCTCGTCGACGAGACCTTCGTGCTGCGTCTCGCCCTGCACGTGCAGAACCTCCTCCGGCGGGCCGAGGAGAGCGCCCTCACCCGCAACCCGCTGACCCGGTCGTTGAAGACGACGTATCCGATGATCTTCGAGGTCGCGGTCTCGATCGCGAGCGGCCTCCACGACCGGCTCGGGACCCCGATCCACGACGACGAGATCGCCTACATCGCCATGCACGTCGGGGGACGGCTGGAGCGGAGCCGCAAGGCGGAGTCCATCCTCACCGCGACGATCGTCTGCCCCGGCTACTACGAGCTGCACGAACTGCTCCGCTCCAGCGTCGACCGCTCGCTGGGGTCGGCCATCGAGGTCACCAGCGTCGTCACCAACGTCGACCCGGACTGGGCGTCCTTCGACACCGACCTCGTGCTGAGCACGATCGAACCGGGAACCGGCGGCGACCGGTTCGTCCGCATCCAGCCGTTCCTCACCGATGCCGATGTCGACCGCATCCAGCAGGCCGCGGCCCGGCTGCGGCGCGGTCGGCGGCTCACCAGACTCCGCGAGGAGCTCGCCCGCTACTTCCACCCGGACGCCTATGTGCACCCGCTCCCCGACGACGGCGAGGAGGCCATCATCCGACGCCTCGGCGCTCCGCTCGTCCGCGCCGGGCTCATCGGCGACGACTACGTGGACAACACGATCGTGCGCGAGCGGATGTCATCGACGGCCTTCACCGACGCGCTCGCCGTCCCGCACGCGCTCCAGATGACCGCGACGCGCACGGCCATCGCACTCGGTGTGGCCGACGGATCGGCGGCGTGGGGAGACGGCCGCGTGCAGGTCGTCGCGCTCGCCGCCTTCAGCGAGAGCGACCGGGCCGCGTTCCAGACCGTGTTCGAGCAGCTCGTCGAGGTGTTCAGCGAGCGGGAGAGCGTGCAGCGGATCGTCCGCCGCGGCACGACGTTCGAGGGCTTCCTCGACGAGCTCGTCGCCGTCATCGACGGCTGAGGCTCAGGCGTCCGGCGCCAGCACCCGCGCGAGCTGCGCGAGGACGCTCTCCGACGTGGCGGAGGGGGCGGTCTCCAGCAGCACCTCGTCGCCCGGAGCGAGGGCGAGGTCCATCACGGCGAGGACGCTGCGCAGATCGACCGTGGTGCCGTCGGACGTGCGCAGCGTGACCGGGAGCTCGTGCGCCTGCGCAAGGCGCACGAGCTCCGCGACCGGTCGTGCGTGCACCCCGTTGTGGGCGCTGACGACGACGTGGCGGACCGGCATGGTCAGGAGCGCTCGTCCAGGAGCGTCCGCACGCCCGCCTCGAGTTCGGCGACGGCGGCCGCGGCGGCCTCCGCCGACTCGCCCGTGGCATCGATGTAGACCTTGAGCTTCGGCTCGGTGCCGCTCGGTCGGACGATCACCCGCGAGCCGTCCGAGAGGCGGTACCGCAGGACATCCCCGGACGGCTGGCCCGGCGCGCTCCGGAGCAGGTCCTCCGCGGAGCCGATCGAGCGTCCGCCGATCTGCGTCGGCGGAAGCGAACGCAGCGAGAGCATGACCGTGCCGATGAGGGAGAGATCGGCGACGCGCACCGACACCTGCGCGCTCGCGAAGTGGCCGTACGTGTCGCCGACCTCGCGGACGAGGTCGGCGAGGGTCAGGCCGCGCTCCTGTGCCTCCGCGGCGAGTCCGAGCACCGCGACGGCCGCCGAGATGCCGTCCTTGTCGCGCACGGTCTCCGGGTTCACCAGATAGCCGAGCGCCTCCTCGAATCCGAACACGATGCCGGGGGCACGCGAGATCCACTTGAAGCCCGTGAGCGTCTCGTGGAAGTCCAGGCCGTGGTGCGCGGCGATCGCGCCGAGGCCGGGGGAGGACACCAGCGAGCAGGCCAGGGAGGCACCGGGCGTGCCGGCGGCGGCGCGTGCGGCGCGCGCGCCGAGCAGCAGACCCACCTCGTTGCCCGTCAGCCGTCGCCACCCGTCCGGGGCGGAATCGTCCGGGATCGCCACGGCGAGACGATCGGCATCGGGATCGTTGGCGAGGATGAAGTCCGCCTTCGTCCTCCGCGCCTTCGCGAAGGCGAGGTCCATGGCCCCCGGCTCCTCCGGATTCGGGAAGGACACCGTGCGGAAGGTCGCGTCCGGGTGCAGCTGCTCGTCGACGACCAGGGGGCGCGGGTATCCGGCGGTGTCGAGGATGCGGGCGAACGTCTCCCAGCCGACCCCGTGCATCGCCGTGTAGACCCAGCGGAGGCGACGGGCCGCGGCGGGAGCCGGGGCGACGGCCGCGGTGGCGGCGACGTACGCCTCGACGAGGTCCTCGCCCGCGGTCTCGTAGGCCGTCGACCGCGGCAGTGCGCGTGCGTCCGCGGTGTCGGCGATGCGCTGGATGTGCGCCGCGATCTCGGCGTCCGCGGGAGCGACGATCTGCGAGCCCGCGTCGGCACCGCCGAGGTACACCTTGTAGCCGTTGTCGTCCGGCGGGTTGTGGCTCGCGGTCACCATGACGCCCGCGTCGGCGCCGAGGTGCCGCACGGCGAAGGCCAGCACCGGCGTCGGCAAGAGGCGGGGGAGCAGGATCGCGCGCAGCCCCGCACCGGCGAAGAGCTCCGCCGAGTCCTGGGCGAACACCCGGGAGTTGCGCCGCCCGTCGTAGCCGATGACGACGGTGGGCGTCGCCCCGCCGGCGCGCTCCCGCAGATACGCCGCGAAGCCGGCCGCGGCCTGCGACACGAGCAGGCGGTTCATCCGGTTGCTCCCGGCGCCGAGGGCGCCGCGCAGGCCTGCGGTCCCGAAGGCCAGGCGACTGCCGAAGCGGTCGTCGAGGTCGGCTGCGGCGGCGTCGTCGCCCGCGGCGGCACGCGTGACGATGCCCGCGAGCTCGTCGCGGGTCTGCGGATCGGGGTCCTGGCGCAGCCAGGCGCGGGCCTGGGCGAGACGCTCCTCGCTCACAGCGCCTCGACCACCCGCGCGAGGAGGGCGGAGATCACCGGCTCCGCCTCGCGTCCGGCCTCGATGACCTCGGCGTGGCTGAGCGGCGTCTGCTGGATGCCCGCGGCGAGGTTCGTGATGAGCGAGAACCCGAGGATCTCCATGCCGGCCTCGCGCGCCGCGATGGCCTCCAGCGCCGTCGACATGCCGACGATGTGCCCGCCGATGTGCTTCGCCATCTGGACCTCGGCCGGGGTCTCGTAGTGCGGGCCGCGGAACTGCGTGTACACGCCCTCGTCGAGGGAGGGGTCGACCGTGCGGGCGATGTCGCGCAGGCGCTTCGCGTAGAGGTCGGTGAGGTCGATGAACGTCGCGCCCTCCAGCGGGGAGTCGGCGGTGAGGTTGATGTGGTCGCTGATGAGCACGGGCTGGCCGGGCTTCCAGGTCTCGCGGATGCCGCCGGCGCCGTTGGTGAGGACCATGATCGAGGCGCCGGTCGCGGCCGCCGTGCGGACGCTGTGGACGACCCGGCGGACGCCGTGGTTCTCGTAGTAGTGCGTGCGGGCGCCGATGACGAGGACGTTCTTCCCGCCCGGGGTGCGGATGCTGCGCAGCGTCCCGACGTGGCCCTCCAGCGCGGGCTTCGAGAAGCCCGTCACCTCGGTCGCCGGGATCGTGGCGACGGTCTCGCCGATGAGGTCGGCCGCCTTGCCCCAGCCGCTGCCGAGCGTGAGGGCGATGTCGTGCTTCTCGACGCCTGTCAGCCGCGCGATGTCGGCGGCGGCTTCGGCGGCGACCTCGAACGGGTTCGCGGCGGGGTCGTCGAGGGGGTTGCTGTGGGTTTCAGGCATGGATCCACTCTAGGAAGTGGCAGGCTCCGGTGCCAGGATTGCGGAAGAATGGAGAGCATGTCTTCCACCACTTTCGAGCGCACTCAGCGCGTCGCCGTCCTCGGCGGCGGACCCGGCGGTTACGAGGCGGCCCTGGCGGCCGCCCAGCTCGGAGCGGAGGTCACCCTCGTCGAGCGCGTCGGTGTCGGCGGATCGGCCGTGCTCACCGACGTGGTGCCGTCGAAGAGCCTCATCGCGACCGCGGACGCCGCCGTCGCGATCTCCGAGGCGAGCGACCTCGGTGTGAACTTCTACGCCAAGGGGGAGAACGGGAAGCCTCTCAAGCCGGAGATCGCCATCAACCTCGCCGCGGTGAACAAGCGCCTCGTCGCGCTCGCCGGACAGCAGTCCGAGGACATGCGCACGACCCTGCTCGACGCCGGCGTCCGGATCCTGTCCGGGCACGGCCGACTGGAGGGGCCGAACGCCATCGTCGTCTCCACCGGCGAGCGCGGCACCGACTTCGACCGGGTCGAGGCCGACACGATCGTCGTGGCGGTCGGCGCCTCGCCGCGGGAACTCGACTCCGCGAAGCCCGACGGCAAGCGCATCCTCACCTGGACCCAGCTCTACGACATGAAGGCGCTGCCGGAGCACCTCATCGTCGTCGGCTCCGGTGTGACGGGGGCCGAGTTCGCCTCGGCCTACATGAACCTCGGCGCGAAGGTCACCCTGGTCTCCAGCCGCGAGCAGGTGCTCCCCGGCGAGGACCAGGATGCCGCACGCGTGCTGGAGAAGGTGTTCAAGCGGGGCGGCATGCAGGTGCTGTCGAAGTCGCGGGCCGAGAAGGTCGAGGTCGTCGGCGACGGCGTCACCGTGACCCTGTCGGACGGCCGCACGGTCGAGGGCAGCCACTGCCTCATGGCCGTCGGCTCGATCCCCAACACGGCCGGCATCGGGCTGGAGGAGGCGGGCGTCGAGCTCGACGACTCCGGTCATGTCCGGGTGAACCGCGTCGCGCGCACCTCGGTGCCGAACGTGTACGCGGTGGGGGACTGCACGAACTTCTTCCCGCTGGCCTCGGTGGCCTCGATGCAGGGACGGACGGCGGTGTTCCACGCGCTGGGCGACATCGTCATCCCGCTCGAGCTCATCAAGATCACGTCCAACATCTTCACGGCTCCGGAGATCGCCACCGTCGGCTACGGCG
Protein-coding regions in this window:
- a CDS encoding phospho-sugar mutase, with amino-acid sequence MSEERLAQARAWLRQDPDPQTRDELAGIVTRAAAGDDAAAADLDDRFGSRLAFGTAGLRGALGAGSNRMNRLLVSQAAAGFAAYLRERAGGATPTVVIGYDGRRNSRVFAQDSAELFAGAGLRAILLPRLLPTPVLAFAVRHLGADAGVMVTASHNPPDDNGYKVYLGGADAGSQIVAPADAEIAAHIQRIADTADARALPRSTAYETAGEDLVEAYVAATAAVAPAPAAARRLRWVYTAMHGVGWETFARILDTAGYPRPLVVDEQLHPDATFRTVSFPNPEEPGAMDLAFAKARRTKADFILANDPDADRLAVAIPDDSAPDGWRRLTGNEVGLLLGARAARAAAGTPGASLACSLVSSPGLGAIAAHHGLDFHETLTGFKWISRAPGIVFGFEEALGYLVNPETVRDKDGISAAVAVLGLAAEAQERGLTLADLVREVGDTYGHFASAQVSVRVADLSLIGTVMLSLRSLPPTQIGGRSIGSAEDLLRSAPGQPSGDVLRYRLSDGSRVIVRPSGTEPKLKVYIDATGESAEAAAAAVAELEAGVRTLLDERS
- a CDS encoding HPr family phosphocarrier protein, with the protein product MTATRTVRIGSSHGLHARPAKIFAQAAKDSGLAVTIAKDSGKPVNAASILGVIALAIEHGDYVTLTAEGDGAEDVLDTLTELLTTDHDQDATG
- a CDS encoding PTS mannitol transporter subunit IICB; translation: MTTTSPAATRTGGLRVGVQRFGTFLSGMIMPNIAAFIAWGFITMLFIPDGFFGARSPFGWHWAGVAEIIGGGGDSAVIGWQGAMTAVAEGDSGNIAAYVGLVGPMVTYLLPLLIANTAGRLVYGERGGVVATIATVGVIVGTNIPMFLGAMIMGPIAAWLTKRMDRLWEGRIRPGFEMLVNNFSAGILGMVLAILGFFAFGPVILGVSTALGAAVDGLVDLNLLPLVSIIVEPAKVLFLNNAINHGVFTPLGIDQAAETGKSILFLIEANPGPGIGLLLAFSFFGVGAAKASAPGAAIIQFFGGIHEIYFPYALSKPATILALIAGGATGVTTNMVLGGGLAFPAAPGSIIAVTAAAIGPGVANLLVVYLSVILAATVTFLLTAVILRASRKRDLEAESDTFGAAIAQTEANKGKSSAAMDALRSSTGTAAAPAEATTTVVDRPISTIVFACDAGMGSSAMGASVLRNKIKKAGIEGVTVTNAAIANLDGTADVVITQQQLTDRATAKSPDSVHVSVDNFMNSPKYDEVVEMVKEQRKDEE
- a CDS encoding PTS sugar transporter subunit IIB; the protein is MRILVVCGAGASSTFVAQRLRTAAAATGLDWDADAGTESAVAHGGHDLVLVGPHLRERLAMLRTLTSAPVVVLPDDVFADREGRRTLLLAQSTLAAAGEAPKGTP
- a CDS encoding PRD domain-containing protein; its protein translation is MSRQRQDQLLSALLREEGWATAGTLADLLGVTPRSIRSYVAALNARTPGAAVVESGPAGYRAGPGARGALRVRQGGDSAPRERLHALVRLLLDAPEGIDVFDTADALHVSEATLEADLVRVRGLLDGTDLTLERARERVRLRGDEAAQRRLLSRLAHDEMDDASFHPEIFRRALSGTAVDARAVGPFKSALVGELGELGYYVNELAIADVLLHIAIAAERVAAGRALEAPPSGARPEIPRVGAVIARLAAAHFDVVLGEGDSGHLASLVLTRIVAPGGEATRELARSGVSPDVEAAVRAEIARAADDYRVDLVDETFVLRLALHVQNLLRRAEESALTRNPLTRSLKTTYPMIFEVAVSIASGLHDRLGTPIHDDEIAYIAMHVGGRLERSRKAESILTATIVCPGYYELHELLRSSVDRSLGSAIEVTSVVTNVDPDWASFDTDLVLSTIEPGTGGDRFVRIQPFLTDADVDRIQQAAARLRRGRRLTRLREELARYFHPDAYVHPLPDDGEEAIIRRLGAPLVRAGLIGDDYVDNTIVRERMSSTAFTDALAVPHALQMTATRTAIALGVADGSAAWGDGRVQVVALAAFSESDRAAFQTVFEQLVEVFSERESVQRIVRRGTTFEGFLDELVAVIDG
- a CDS encoding NAD(P)H-quinone dehydrogenase, whose protein sequence is MESMSSTTFERTQRVAVLGGGPGGYEAALAAAQLGAEVTLVERVGVGGSAVLTDVVPSKSLIATADAAVAISEASDLGVNFYAKGENGKPLKPEIAINLAAVNKRLVALAGQQSEDMRTTLLDAGVRILSGHGRLEGPNAIVVSTGERGTDFDRVEADTIVVAVGASPRELDSAKPDGKRILTWTQLYDMKALPEHLIVVGSGVTGAEFASAYMNLGAKVTLVSSREQVLPGEDQDAARVLEKVFKRGGMQVLSKSRAEKVEVVGDGVTVTLSDGRTVEGSHCLMAVGSIPNTAGIGLEEAGVELDDSGHVRVNRVARTSVPNVYAVGDCTNFFPLASVASMQGRTAVFHALGDIVIPLELIKITSNIFTAPEIATVGYGVKDVEDGLADGMVYKLPLAANPRAKMMGIKDGFVKLIARKGSGTVIGGVIVAPKASELIYPIAIAVERRLTVDQVSRVFAAYPSLSSSITDASRAMHLVNIS
- a CDS encoding purine-nucleoside phosphorylase, with product MPETHSNPLDDPAANPFEVAAEAAADIARLTGVEKHDIALTLGSGWGKAADLIGETVATIPATEVTGFSKPALEGHVGTLRSIRTPGGKNVLVIGARTHYYENHGVRRVVHSVRTAAATGASIMVLTNGAGGIRETWKPGQPVLISDHINLTADSPLEGATFIDLTDLYAKRLRDIARTVDPSLDEGVYTQFRGPHYETPAEVQMAKHIGGHIVGMSTALEAIAAREAGMEILGFSLITNLAAGIQQTPLSHAEVIEAGREAEPVISALLARVVEAL
- a CDS encoding HPr family phosphocarrier protein, whose amino-acid sequence is MPVRHVVVSAHNGVHARPVAELVRLAQAHELPVTLRTSDGTTVDLRSVLAVMDLALAPGDEVLLETAPSATSESVLAQLARVLAPDA
- the ptsP gene encoding phosphoenolpyruvate--protein phosphotransferase, whose product is MSALRGVGIGLGVAQGPVVRMTEALPAPENVPSTAGAEAERARAREAVAVVARELTERGEAAGGAAREVLEAQAMIAEDPTLQDEVDARIDAGATAEWAVHDAFAGFRATLEAVGGYLGERAADLDDIAQRVLARLRGVDAPGVPDPGHPFVLVARDLAPADTALLNLDQVLALVTTDGGPTSHTAILAREKGIVAVVGVAGGTALSTGETVIVDAAAGVVTREPTDDERARATERAAARRAADDAPLTPGALADGTPVALLANLGKPADAADAVARGAEGVGLFRTEFLFLSASQAPTVAQQRQAYRELLEAFPGQKVVVRMLDAGADKPLAFLNDAHEENPALGLRGLRALRASEDILREQLTALAEADAETSADLWVMAPMVATVEETAYFTGLAREYGLQTAGVMVEVPSSALLADRVLAHADFASIGTNDLTQYTMAADRLLGSVASFQDPWHPAVLRLVREVGTAGARLGKPVGICGEAAADPLLAVVLVGLGATSLSMAPSALADVRQALAARTPDEAVRLAEAALAADDAPSARTAAATLAAALPPHQKETTS